In Paludibaculum fermentans, the genomic stretch GCGCTGCAGGATTGCGTAGATCGACGGCAGGACGGTGAGGGTCGTGAAGGTGGACGCGATGAGCCCGCCGATGACGGCACGGCCCAGCGGCGCGGACTGCGCCCCGCCCTCTCCGATGCCGATGGCCATGGGCACCATCCCGAAGATCATGGCGGCAGCGGTCATCAGGACAGCACGCAACCGGCCGGCGGAGCCTTCCTGCGCGGCCTCCAAATGGTCGCGGCCCTCATGCCGGGCGCGCTCAGCGAAGGTGACCAGCAGGATCGAATTGGCCACGGCGATGCCGATCGCCATGATGGCGCCCATAAACGACTGCACATTGAGGGTCGTGCCGGTCGCCAGCAGCATGATGGCCACGCCGCAGAGCACAGCCGGGATCGTGAGAACGATCGCCAGGGCGAGGCGCACGGATTGGAAATTTGCTGAGAGCAGCAGGAAGATCACCAGCACGGCCAGCAGCAAGCCCAGCCTCAAGCCGGAAAGAGTCTGCTCGAGTGCGGGCACCTCGCCGCGAAGCTTCACCGTGACACCCTTGGGCGGAGCACCCGCCGCCGCAATCGCCCGGTTGATCTGTATGACCGCCTCACCCAGCGTCGGGCCATGCAGGTTCGCCGTCAGGCTGACGACATGCTGGCCGTTGTAGCGCTCGATCATGCCGGGCATGGTGCCCAGCTTGAACGCCGCCACATCCGTAAGACGGGGCTGTGAACGGCCATTCTGCATGACAGGCAACTGCCCCAGGCTCTCCACGCTTTGCATCTGGTTCTGGGGCAGTTGGAGTTGGATCTGGAAGGCGTTGCCAGAAGCCGGGTCGCGCCAGTAGTTGGGCTGTGTGAAGCGCGAAGATGACGTCGCCGGCACAACGGACCGCACAACATCGGACATGGTCAGGCCGAACTGGCCGGCACGCTCGCGATCGATATTGATGTCGACCGTGGGGAAGTCCGACGCCTGGGCGATCTGCAGATCCCGCAGAAAGGCCAGCTTCGCCAGTTCACCCTGCAGCTTGTGCGCGAAGTCGTAGTCCGCCTGCAGGCTGATGCCCTGCACCGCCACCTCCACCGGCGTTGGCGATCCAAAGCTGATCACCTGGCTGACGATGTCGGCCGCTTCGAACGATATCCGCACGCCCGGCAAATCCTTGCCAAGCCGCTGGCGCAGCCTTTCCCGCAAAGCTTCGCCGCGCGGCACACCCGGCTGCAGTGCGACCTGGATGACCGCCTCCTGCGGACCGCTGGTGAACAGGTGGATCAGGTTCACCGGATAGCTGGAAGGCACAATCCCGACAAAGTCGCTGGTGATCCGAACGTTGTTCGCGCCGATCTCACCCTGGATCGAATCCAGGGCCCTCAGGACGATGCGCTCAGTCTCCTCAATGCGAGTGCCCGTGGCCGCCCGCAGCCGCATGCGCAGCAGAGGCGCATCCGCGTCCGGGAAAATCTCCGTGCCCAATCTCGGCAGCAGGAGGTACACGAGGCCGATGCTGGCGACGAGATACACGGCCGCCAGCGGCCAGCGAACCTTCAGCGTGGCGCGCAGATAGCTTTCGTAGAACGATCGCAGGCGCCCGAACAGGCCCTCGTGCTCCTCCCCGCGATGGCCTTCCTTCATCAGCCACAGGGAGAAGACCGGCACCAGGCTGCTGGAGAGCAGATATGACGCAATCATCGAGAAGCCGACAGCCAGCGAGAGCGGGACGAACAACTGCCGGCCCACACCTACCATGAAGAACGAAGGCACGAACACCGCGAGAATGCAGAACATTGATAAAAGCCGCGCCATGGCCGTGCGGCTGCACGCCTCGAGTACGGCGCGAGCGCGGGATACGCCCGGCAGCATCTGCGAGTGAATGTTCTCGATCTCCACGGTCGCCTCGTCCACCAACACGCCCACGGCCAGTGCGAGTCCGCCCAGCGTCATGATGTTGATGGTCTGGCCTGTGGCCCACAGCGCAACCACGGCGGCCAGCAGGGCGAACGGGATGTTCAGCACGACGATCAGCGCGCTGCGCCAGTCGCGCAGGAACAGCAGCACCATCAGACCGGTGAGCGCGGCGCCCAGCAGCCCCTCCGTCACGAGTCCGTTGATGGAGTTGGTGACGTAGGGCGACTGGTCGAACTCCAGCCGCACATCGACACCATCCGGCAGCACCTTGCGGAACTCCGGCAGGTTCGCTTTCACGGCCTGGATGACGGCCAATGTCGACGCGTCGGCGCGCTTGGTCACGGGGATGTAGACAGTACGCTTGCCGTTTACATGCGCATAGGCGGTAACGATGTCGGTTCCGCTCTCGATGCTGCCGATGTCGCGTAGGTAGATATTGGTTCCGCTGGCCGGATGGATGGGTGTGCTGAGCAGTTCCGAGAGGTTCCCGCCCAGTGCGGCATTGGTCCGCGCGATGCGCTCCACCTTGCCGGTCCACATGTTGCCTGAAGGCATGACCAGCGAAGACTTGCTGACCGCCACAATGGCCTCGTCCGGCGAGATCTGGTACTGCTGCAGCTTGGCCGGATTCAGCGTGATCACGATGGTCCGCTGATTCCCTCCGAAGGGCGGTGGAGCGGAAACGCCGGGCAGCGTCGCAAACAGCGGCCGGACCCGGTTCAGGGCGAAGTCCTGCAGTTCCCCTTGCGTGTGCGTCGCGCTGCTGAACACCAACTGACCCACGGCCACGCTGCCGGCATCGAAGCGGGTGATGAACGGCGGCACGGCGCCCGGCGGCATGAACGCGCGGGCCCGATTCACATAGCCCACGGTCTCCGCCATCGCCTGGCTCATGTTCGTGCCTTCGTGGAAGACCAGCTTCATCAGCGCGGCGCCCTGGACGCTCTTGCTCTCCACGTGATCGATGCCCGTGATGTAGAGGAAGTGATACTCGTAGTAGTAAGTGAGATAACCTTCCATCTGCGCCGGATCCATGCCGCCATAGGGTTGCGCCACATAGATCGCCGGGTCGCCCACCTGCGGAAAGATATCCACCGGCATCCGCTTCACAGCCAGGATGGCGCACAGAGCGACAGTGAGCAGCGCGACGACTACCGTGAGGGGCCGGGACAGTGCGGCTAAAACGATGCGCATGGAATGAAACCCCTGTGGACGCTCACTTGGATGCCTCGGCGAGGAAGGGCTGGAGATCTCCGCCCACTGCGGCAATGGCGAGCAACCCTCGCCAGACGCCGAGCCGGGCCAGCGAGTCGTCGATCTCCGTCTGAGTCAGCAGCCGCTGTGCGTCGGCGACTTCCGTGATGTTGCCCAGGCCCGACTGGTACCGTGCCGTCGCCTGCTGCACCGCGGCGCGGGCGGAAGTGAGCTGCACGGGCGTATTCGCGGCGATGCGGCGCGCCCCGTTGATCGTCGCCACCGCGCGGTTCCACTGGGCCCGCAACTCGGCGGCCAATTGCTCCGATTTCGCGGCCTGCGAGCGGATCACCGCACTCTGCGCGGCTTCACGGGCGCGAATGGCCGGCAAATCGAGAACCGGGAAGGTCACGCTGAAGCCCACCGCGTAGTTCTGCACATTCGGGGCCAGGCCGTTCGCGCCACCCAACCGCGTGCCGTCAATCTCCGCCCCTGTGCCTCTGGCGTAAGCGGCGCCCTGCAGGTAGAACCTGGGGAAGTACGACCGCTCCAAGGCGCGTAGCTGCGCATGGGCCTGCTCCACCGCCGCGCGTTGCTCGGCGACAGCCGGGTTCGAGGAGATCGTCATCGCCGGCACGTCCGCTTCGGGCGGCAACTTCAACAGGCTCCCCCCCGGAAGCGGCGTCGTGGCGGGCTCACCACCAGTGAACTGCGCCAGATTCGCGCGCGCCACATCCAACGCCTGTTGGGCCTGGATGAGTTGGGTCCGGGCAGCCGCCTGCTCGGCCTCTGCCCGGGATTGATCCGCACCAGGACGCAACTCGGCCCGAACCTGAGCGGAGATGATCTGGAGCACGGTGCCGGCTCGCTCGACGCCGGCCTGCGCGGCCCGCACGGTCTCCTGCGCGGCGACGACTGTGAGATAGGCGTCCGCGGCGGTAACCAGCAGGTCGAACTGCGCGCGCTTCAAGGCGGCTTCCGATTGCGCGCGAGTTGCGCTCGCCACGGCCACATTCGCGCCACGCAGGCCGAAGTCGAAGGGCTCCCAGCTGACACTCGCGCCAACGGCGCTGCCCCACACGCTGCCGAGATTATTCGACCCGATGACCGGCCCGGAGATGGACGGCAAGGTGCTTTGCGGCAGCACCGCTCCAAACACGTTGTTGCGGGTGGCTCGGTTCACCTGGGCGATCGCATCCACGCGCGGCAGATAAGCCGTCCGGGCCAGTGCGATCCCGGCGGTAGCGGCGTTCACCTGCTCCTGCGAGACGCGGATGGACGGGTAGTTCCTGAGCACCGCCTCCATCGCCTGCTGCATGGTCAGCGGCTGAGCGGCTGCGATCTGCTGCGGCAGTGCGGCGCCGGCGGTCAAGAGCAAACCGGCTGTGATCTGGAGAACGAACTGAGGCGGAGCCGTCATCGTGTTCAAGGGACTACTCGCCTTCTATGAGCTCACGAAAGAGTTCACGCACCTTGTGTTTCGCCCCCTCCAGGGCCCGTTTGCCCGCGGGGGTAGCCCGATAGAGTTTGCGCAGGGACTTCCCATTCCGCTCCTCCTTCGACCGCAGGTAGCCCTTCTTTTCCAGTCCATGCAGGATGGGGTATAGGCTGCCCGGACTGATCCTATAGCCATGCCGCGCCAGCTCCTCCATCATGCCGAGCCCGAAGATGGGCTCCTCTGAGGCGTGGTGAAGGACATGCAGGCGAATCAGGCCGGAGTACAAGTCCCGATCGATCGCCGGTTGTTTCCCCTCGGGCTTCGTTTTCGACATTCGATTACGAGTGTCGTCAGTATAGGGATCTTCCGGAGGAACTGTCAAACTGTCGATGGATGGTGGTAGAGAAGGCAGGCGGCGGCCAGGCGCTGATCGCCCGGCCGCCGTGACAAGGCGGGATTCCTGGGATCAGCGCTTTGTAGCGGGTTCGTGGAAGGTCAAAGCCATCACCGCGAACGAGGTCGCGGCATCGCGCATGAACAGCCCCGGCATGGCCCCTGCCGGGTAGACTTTGTTCATCGAAGTGGACTCCCAGTAACCCGCCTGCGGATCCTGGTGGGCACGCAGCCACGCCAGCGCCGCCGACATCCGGCGATCGGAAGCGGGCACCCCGCCGGTCTGCAGCAGGTACGCCGCAACGGCCGTCGCGTAGCTGTTCGCGCCCGCGCCAGGCATCGCATCCGGATGTTCCTTCCAGGGCCCCAACGCCTCAGTCGACCAGCTGCCGTCGGCGTTCTGCCTCTTGAGCGCCTCCTCGACAATCGCCTTCATCGCCGGCTTCGGCAACAGCCCGGGCAGCTTCCGCGCAGCCCACAACAGCATCAGCCGGTTGTGCAGCGGTTGTGCGGCGGAAGCGGCAGCGAAGTAGGCCTTCAGCGCGGCGGTGCCCGCCTTCACCTGCTCCTGGTCACGATACGACGCAGGAGTGCTGCCAACGGCCAGCGCCGCCAGCGTCGCGCCGAAGAACGGCGAGTCCGGCGTTTCGTACGGATCGGAATTGAACACGTACCACGGCCAGGCGCCCTGCAGTGGGCCGGACTTCTGCTGCAGGCGCCACAGCCGGTCAAAGGCCTGCTTCGTCGCAGGACTCATGCTGCCCGACGCCTCGTCCGCCCGCGCCAGGCACAGCGCCGCGAAGATCGCCTCCACCCCAATCGCCTGCGAGGCCATGGGCTCCTTTGTGATTCCGGGCGCGTACTCCTTTGCCTCGGTCTTATCGACCCTGGCTCGCAGCGCGTTCAACAGGCCGTTTTCGTACTCAGCGGGTTGGCCTTCGCCTAATACCCGGCGCAACGAAGGACGTGCGATCAGGTAGGTGAGACCGGTGTGACAGGACATGCAGGGTCCGCCCATGGATTTCGCGGGTCCCCAGGCAAACCACTCCTTCTGCCGGGTATCGAGATAGTCGGCGGCCAGCCGCGGGCTCCAATCCGCGGCGATAGCGCAGGTTGCGAGCAAGGTGGCGAAAACAGCCAGGGTAAGGAATATTCTCATCGTTGGTCCTTCCAGGAAGAGTCGACTACGGCCGCAGCTCACTGAACACGAAGTCGTGGTCGCTGCGATTCTTGTGGCACCCGGCGCAACCCTGCCGGCCGCTTTCGTCCAACGTCCCCTTCGTCACGTCGGAGCCCATAAACCGCTCAAAGCCCCAGCCGCCGGAAGCAGGGAACCGGGCGGCGCTCTTGATCATCACATCGACCCGGAGGCGAGCCCCTTCCACCGTGACACCCGCCTTCTCGCGCGCCTCCACCAGATCAAAGACCAGCACGGCTCCGTCGGAGTAGTGCCCCGTCTTCAATCCTTCCAGCGCCTTATCGTTGGCGTAGACATGGTGGATGCCGCCCGACCCCGCGAAGAAGGGGCTCTTCTCGCCGATGAGCTGTGTCTTCACGTGCGTCCAGCTACGGAACTGCGAGGGGTAGGAGATGACGGCCGGAGGCGACGCCCAAAGGTAGAAACAGCTGGCGGCCAGCGCCGCGAGTTCCGCCGATCGTCCCAGTGGGATACGCCAGCCCGCAATCGAAGATTTCCGGATCCAGGTCCTCATATTGGACCCAGTGTGCCAGCCGGATGGCCTCCTGGTCGCTCAAAAATGGATGGCCGGATGCAGGAACGGATGGAAATGCGGCGGCCGTCCTAGCGGCGGCTTTGGCGCAGCACCAGCCCGGGTGAAAAGCCCAGCGAGCGTTTCATGTGGAACGACAGATGGCTGGCATGCGTGAACCCGCACTCCTGCGCCGCCTGGCTGATGGAACTCGTCCCCTTGAGCAGCAGCGCCCGCGCGCGGTCTACTCGCCGCTCGATCACATACTGATGCAGCGGCCGGCCCATCGACTGCCGGAACGCAGCCTTGCAGTGGGACACGCTCAGCCCCACGAAATTCGCGATCTCTTCTAACGACAGGTCGCCGCCGAGATTCTCCTCGATGTAGCAGAGCACCTGCTTCAGGCGGTAGCCCGACAGGCCGCCCTTCGTCTCGCGCGGAGCACCCGACAGGCTGGAATGGTGTTGCAGCACATGCCCGCTCAGTGCGACAGCCAGGCTCTCGACATACAGCCGGCCGTTCGGATAGCCGGCCTCCAACTCTTCCCGTAAGGCCCAGCCCAGGTGCTCGATGCGCCCATCACGAACCTGGAAGCGGTTGGCGATCTCGATGGCGCCGCCGCGCAGACCGGACTCTTCCGCCACCGACTGTAGCAGGCTGGTGGAAAGACCCATGATCAGCGCCGTGTCCGCTTCCTTCAGGTCCCACCGGCTGGGCTCCCCCACGGGGATGATGTCGACGTCGCCGTGAACACTGCGGCCCCTGTGCCGCCGGCCCACGCGGTCACAGCCGATCATCACGGGAGCCCCGATGTGCACCACCAACGCGGCGCGCGGGCTACCCGGCGCCAGCAGCACGCCGGCCGGATCTGTCTGTACCCGCGCAAAAAACCGCTGGCCGGTCAGTGAATCGGCTGTCACCTTGGGGCGCTCCACCTTGCCAGTATCCACGAGATGAAGCTTTTTGTTTGTCACAATTCGTCCTCCTCTCGCACTCACAAATAGCGTAGCCACCCCGACTTTCGCGTGCTCTTCAGGCGCCAGTACCACACGCAAACGGGATACAACACTGTCACCAGCCCGATCCACACGAGGTAGACGACCCACAAGGGATATCCATAGCCCGCCGGATACAGCGATGCCGGCCCACCCATCGACGGCAGCGGATGAAACAGGAATGCACCCGAGCCATAACGAACAATCGCCAGCACCACCGCGAGTGCGTGGATCAGGTAGAGGTGGAGAAGGAAGTAGAAAAGCGGCACCCGCCCGAAGACCAGCAATGGATTCAACGGCCGGAACTGCATTCTGTCCAACAGGCTCAGCACCAGCAGCGCCGGCCCCAGCGTCATCAGCAGGAAGTCCAACGACGGCGGATACTTCAGTACGTTCAGGAACGACACCACCGTCATGGCTGCCGAACTCTGGCCCGACCACGGAGCGGGGTTCCCGTAGATGTTCACCCACCTGATAATGACGAACGCGGCCGTCGCCATAGCCCCAATCCGCACCATCCACCGCCGCCGCAATTCAGGTTCCTGCATCATCACTGAGCCGAAGCAGAAGCCGGCCGACATCACGGCGAACCACGGGATCAGCGGGTACGCCAGCAGGAAGATGGGCGCCTGCGGAGGAATCACCCCCGGCTGGTGCAGCACGTTCCAGATCCAGCCGAGCGACTGCAGCAACGCACCCTGCACCGGATCCACCGCATTGTGCAGGAAAATGACTGCGACACTCAATAGCGCCAGTGCGCGGATGGGCAGCCAGGCCAGCCCACCCAGGAGGATCATCGACCAACCCAGTGCCCACAGCACCTCCAGCACCACCAACCCTTCGGTCAGGCTGAATGAAAAGGCTAGCCGGACCGCAATCAGCTCCAGCACAATCAGCCAGAGCCCGCGTTTCCAGAGGTACTGCGCCAGCGCGGCCTTGTCACCCAGCCGCCTGAACACCAGGAAGGCGCTCATACCGGCCGAGAACATGAACACCGGCGCGCAGAAGTGTGTGATCCAGCGCGTGAAAAATAGGATCGGTGTCGTCCGCGCCAGATCCTCGGGGCTGAAGACGAACGCGCCTGCGTGAATGAAGTCGCGGATATGGTCCAGCGCCATGATGATCATGACGGCGCCGCGCAGCGCGTCGATCGAGTCGAGTCGATTTCTGGAGGTGGTCGGGGCAGGCATAGGTTCGGTTGGCTCGAGGGGCCAGCAGATGCGGCCTTGGCAGCGCGCAACATGTCAAAGCACACCGCCTCAACTCGATGAGGATATTCTAGCCGCACTCCGCCAACCAGGGGACCATCCCATGCAGAAAAGGACGGTGTTTTTGCAGCCTGCCGTGAAAGCCCCCCCCTCGGCCCCAGTGATAGACTCGGTGGTTTCCCATGCGGTTCCTTGTTGGGTTGATCGGCAGCAAGATCGCCGCGTCCGGCTCTCCGGCGATTCATGAAGAAGAGGCCCGAGCGCTCGGCCACCACCTCCTCTACCAGTTGGTGGACCTGCACCCGCGGGGCCTCTCCGCGGCCGACCTGCCGCGCCTGCTGGATGCGGTGGAACTGCTCGGCTTCGCGGGCGTGAACATCACACATCCCTGCAAGCAGGCCGTAATCCCGCATCTCCATGAACTCTCCCCGCACGCACGCGCCGTCGGTGCCGTAAACACCGTCGTTTTCCGCAACGGACGGCGCCTCGGCCACAACACCGACTGGCTGGGCTTCCACGAAGCCTTTCTACGCGGCCTGCCGGACGCCAGTCGCGACTCGGTCCTGCTGCTGGGCGCCGGCGGAGGCGGTAGCGCCATCTGCTATGCCGCGATGCAACTGGGCATCCAGCGCCTGTTCGTTTTCGACCAGGACCTCAGCCGCGCGGAAGCCCTGGCACGCCAGTTCGGTGAAGGACGCATCTCCGCAGTCACAGACCCGTTACCCGCGCTCCGTACGGCTAGCGGGTTGATCCACGCCACGCCCACCGGCATGACCGGCCAACCCGGCATCGCCATCGCGCCGGAGCACCTGAGGCCCGACCTCTGGGTCGCCGACATCGTCTACTTCCCGCTGGAAACGCAACTTCTCCGCGAGGCCCGCCTGCGCGGCTGCCGGACCCTGGACGGCGGTGGCATGGCTGTCTTCCAAGCCGCGGAAGCCTTCCGGCTCTTCACCGGCCTCGATCCCGACACGGAGCGCATGCTCGCCCGCTTCCGCGAAACCTATCGCGGCTGACCCGGACCCGATCAGCGGCCCGCATTCCGCGTTCGCACCGCGTACACGCTCGATCGCGCCGCAATGAACAACGTCTTCCCATCCTTGCCGCCGAACGACAACTGCACCGGCCGTTCCGGCACATCGATCGTGTCGATCAGCTTGCCGGCCGGCGTGTACACATAGATCTCACCCGCGGCCAGGTATACGTTGCCTTGCGCGTCCACGGCCAAGCCTTCCGCCGCCTGGTCCACAAACAGCTTCAGGTTCGTCAACGTGCCTTCCGCATCCACCGTGGCCGAATACGTCTGGTGCTGTTCTTCGTTGCTCACATAGAACGGCCTGCCCGCCGCCGCAGGCGCCAGTCCGAAGCCGCGGATCACGTCTACCAGCTTCGAGCCGTAGTACAACCGGCCCGTCACAAAGTCCTCGCCCGCCGGCAGAAACGTCGACCCGTCCGGCGTCACATACTGCGACGGCTTCCGCACCGGCACGTTCTCCAGGAAATCGTTCTCCAGCCGCCAGTGGGCCACCGGCAGCACCGGCGTCATCCCGGCTCTCGGTGCCGCGGCCTGCGGCTCCAGCATGCGCACCGGGGCGCCCGGCTTGTCCGGCTGCAGGCAGTACACCACCCCCTTGCCGCCATAAGAGACCACACACAGGTCGCCGGCTCTGTCGAAGAACAGATTCACCGGCTCCAGCGGAGCATCACTCACCGTCGACAGTTTCCGCTCAGCCGCATTCCAGCGGTGGATCCGCTGCCACTTGGCATCGACGAAGTAGTAGTCGCCGGCCGCCGAAACAGCGCCACCCGATACGTTGAAGAACCCCGTGGCCAGCCGCTCCACGTTGACGCCGGGCTCCACGACGACACTCGGAGCCTTCACCCGCGCCGCCGGAGCATGCCCGGAAACGTTCATCCAGGCGAATTCGCGCTGCCGCATCTGCACGTCGTGCGACTCGTCGTACACCGCACTCTCGAAGGACGCTTTGGCATCGGTGTAGCAGTGTATGTTGCGCAGCTTGATGTCCTTCGAACCCGCAATCCGAATGGCATACGGGAAGGACTGGAACGCGCTCACCACTCGATACAGATGGAAGTTCGCCACGGTGATATTCGACGAGTCCTCGATCTCCATGGGAATCGCGTATCCGCTCTCACCACGCTCCTCTTCGGTCTGCGGAGCGTACACC encodes the following:
- a CDS encoding efflux RND transporter permease subunit yields the protein MRIVLAALSRPLTVVVALLTVALCAILAVKRMPVDIFPQVGDPAIYVAQPYGGMDPAQMEGYLTYYYEYHFLYITGIDHVESKSVQGAALMKLVFHEGTNMSQAMAETVGYVNRARAFMPPGAVPPFITRFDAGSVAVGQLVFSSATHTQGELQDFALNRVRPLFATLPGVSAPPPFGGNQRTIVITLNPAKLQQYQISPDEAIVAVSKSSLVMPSGNMWTGKVERIARTNAALGGNLSELLSTPIHPASGTNIYLRDIGSIESGTDIVTAYAHVNGKRTVYIPVTKRADASTLAVIQAVKANLPEFRKVLPDGVDVRLEFDQSPYVTNSINGLVTEGLLGAALTGLMVLLFLRDWRSALIVVLNIPFALLAAVVALWATGQTINIMTLGGLALAVGVLVDEATVEIENIHSQMLPGVSRARAVLEACSRTAMARLLSMFCILAVFVPSFFMVGVGRQLFVPLSLAVGFSMIASYLLSSSLVPVFSLWLMKEGHRGEEHEGLFGRLRSFYESYLRATLKVRWPLAAVYLVASIGLVYLLLPRLGTEIFPDADAPLLRMRLRAATGTRIEETERIVLRALDSIQGEIGANNVRITSDFVGIVPSSYPVNLIHLFTSGPQEAVIQVALQPGVPRGEALRERLRQRLGKDLPGVRISFEAADIVSQVISFGSPTPVEVAVQGISLQADYDFAHKLQGELAKLAFLRDLQIAQASDFPTVDINIDRERAGQFGLTMSDVVRSVVPATSSSRFTQPNYWRDPASGNAFQIQLQLPQNQMQSVESLGQLPVMQNGRSQPRLTDVAAFKLGTMPGMIERYNGQHVVSLTANLHGPTLGEAVIQINRAIAAAGAPPKGVTVKLRGEVPALEQTLSGLRLGLLLAVLVIFLLLSANFQSVRLALAIVLTIPAVLCGVAIMLLATGTTLNVQSFMGAIMAIGIAVANSILLVTFAERARHEGRDHLEAAQEGSAGRLRAVLMTAAAMIFGMVPMAIGIGEGGAQSAPLGRAVIGGLIASTFTTLTVLPSIYAILQRKASTNSPSLNPMDPESRYYEAH
- a CDS encoding TolC family protein — translated: MTAPPQFVLQITAGLLLTAGAALPQQIAAAQPLTMQQAMEAVLRNYPSIRVSQEQVNAATAGIALARTAYLPRVDAIAQVNRATRNNVFGAVLPQSTLPSISGPVIGSNNLGSVWGSAVGASVSWEPFDFGLRGANVAVASATRAQSEAALKRAQFDLLVTAADAYLTVVAAQETVRAAQAGVERAGTVLQIISAQVRAELRPGADQSRAEAEQAAARTQLIQAQQALDVARANLAQFTGGEPATTPLPGGSLLKLPPEADVPAMTISSNPAVAEQRAAVEQAHAQLRALERSYFPRFYLQGAAYARGTGAEIDGTRLGGANGLAPNVQNYAVGFSVTFPVLDLPAIRAREAAQSAVIRSQAAKSEQLAAELRAQWNRAVATINGARRIAANTPVQLTSARAAVQQATARYQSGLGNITEVADAQRLLTQTEIDDSLARLGVWRGLLAIAAVGGDLQPFLAEASK
- a CDS encoding PadR family transcriptional regulator, whose amino-acid sequence is MSKTKPEGKQPAIDRDLYSGLIRLHVLHHASEEPIFGLGMMEELARHGYRISPGSLYPILHGLEKKGYLRSKEERNGKSLRKLYRATPAGKRALEGAKHKVRELFRELIEGE
- a CDS encoding cytochrome P460 family protein — encoded protein: MRTWIRKSSIAGWRIPLGRSAELAALAASCFYLWASPPAVISYPSQFRSWTHVKTQLIGEKSPFFAGSGGIHHVYANDKALEGLKTGHYSDGAVLVFDLVEAREKAGVTVEGARLRVDVMIKSAARFPASGGWGFERFMGSDVTKGTLDESGRQGCAGCHKNRSDHDFVFSELRP
- a CDS encoding helix-turn-helix transcriptional regulator; the encoded protein is MTNKKLHLVDTGKVERPKVTADSLTGQRFFARVQTDPAGVLLAPGSPRAALVVHIGAPVMIGCDRVGRRHRGRSVHGDVDIIPVGEPSRWDLKEADTALIMGLSTSLLQSVAEESGLRGGAIEIANRFQVRDGRIEHLGWALREELEAGYPNGRLYVESLAVALSGHVLQHHSSLSGAPRETKGGLSGYRLKQVLCYIEENLGGDLSLEEIANFVGLSVSHCKAAFRQSMGRPLHQYVIERRVDRARALLLKGTSSISQAAQECGFTHASHLSFHMKRSLGFSPGLVLRQSRR
- a CDS encoding DUF1624 domain-containing protein → MPAPTTSRNRLDSIDALRGAVMIIMALDHIRDFIHAGAFVFSPEDLARTTPILFFTRWITHFCAPVFMFSAGMSAFLVFRRLGDKAALAQYLWKRGLWLIVLELIAVRLAFSFSLTEGLVVLEVLWALGWSMILLGGLAWLPIRALALLSVAVIFLHNAVDPVQGALLQSLGWIWNVLHQPGVIPPQAPIFLLAYPLIPWFAVMSAGFCFGSVMMQEPELRRRWMVRIGAMATAAFVIIRWVNIYGNPAPWSGQSSAAMTVVSFLNVLKYPPSLDFLLMTLGPALLVLSLLDRMQFRPLNPLLVFGRVPLFYFLLHLYLIHALAVVLAIVRYGSGAFLFHPLPSMGGPASLYPAGYGYPLWVVYLVWIGLVTVLYPVCVWYWRLKSTRKSGWLRYL
- a CDS encoding shikimate dehydrogenase yields the protein MRFLVGLIGSKIAASGSPAIHEEEARALGHHLLYQLVDLHPRGLSAADLPRLLDAVELLGFAGVNITHPCKQAVIPHLHELSPHARAVGAVNTVVFRNGRRLGHNTDWLGFHEAFLRGLPDASRDSVLLLGAGGGGSAICYAAMQLGIQRLFVFDQDLSRAEALARQFGEGRISAVTDPLPALRTASGLIHATPTGMTGQPGIAIAPEHLRPDLWVADIVYFPLETQLLREARLRGCRTLDGGGMAVFQAAEAFRLFTGLDPDTERMLARFRETYRG